One Campylobacter concisus DNA window includes the following coding sequences:
- a CDS encoding ecotin — protein MKQILSLIACLLPFALLASDETGKSEAKTQEQVFELPVSKMPVDYFKYEVAFFKEVQTDCEFAMLEGGHLDKKEDKSGVYYEFSAEDKPLKPCNDKKKKRQIYYEFTQILPGASPIRIVTPQGIGAEIRIYERIKTIKPKILKRKEK, from the coding sequence GTGAAGCAAATTTTATCTCTCATAGCTTGTTTGCTACCTTTTGCTCTCTTAGCTAGTGATGAGACAGGTAAAAGCGAGGCAAAGACGCAAGAGCAGGTTTTTGAGCTGCCTGTCTCAAAGATGCCGGTTGATTATTTTAAATATGAAGTTGCATTTTTTAAAGAGGTGCAAACAGACTGTGAATTTGCTATGCTAGAGGGTGGACATTTAGATAAAAAAGAGGATAAAAGCGGGGTTTATTATGAATTTAGCGCAGAAGATAAGCCGCTTAAGCCTTGCAACGACAAAAAGAAAAAGAGGCAAATTTATTATGAATTTACTCAAATTTTGCCTGGCGCTAGCCCCATAAGGATCGTAACTCCGCAAGGTATAGGCGCAGAGATAAGAATTTATGAACGTATAAAAACGATAAAACCAAAAATTTTAAAAAGGAAAGAGAAATGA
- a CDS encoding nucleotide sugar dehydrogenase: MKIAVVGLGYVGLPLAAAFSEKYEVVGFDVNAKRIEELKSGYDRTLELSNEQMKKAIDNGMKFSLNLDDIRSCNFFIVTVPTPIDKNKRPDLTPVVKATQSVAKVLKKGDIVVYESTVYPGVTEEICVPLLEESGLKFNKDFFCGYSPERINPGDKEHTVTKIKKITSGSTPEIADKVDEIYRSIITAGTHKASSIKVAEAAKVIENTQRDINIAFINELAMLFEKLHINTIDVLEAAGTKWNFLNFRPGLVGGHCIGVDPYYLTHKAQEVGYNPEMILAGRRINDDMGRYAADQVIKLMIRKGVLINKARVLVLGMTFKENCPDIRNSRVIDVVDELKDFGCKVDVTDPWADSAEVKHEYGFDLVKEYNLDDYDCIVIAVAHNEFKKLNLKGHLVYDIKNIYPEADARL, encoded by the coding sequence ATGAAAATAGCAGTAGTAGGACTTGGATATGTAGGACTTCCATTAGCGGCAGCTTTTAGTGAGAAGTACGAAGTAGTCGGCTTTGACGTAAATGCAAAACGTATAGAAGAGCTTAAGAGTGGCTATGATAGAACGCTTGAACTTAGCAACGAGCAGATGAAAAAAGCGATCGATAATGGCATGAAATTTAGCCTAAATTTAGATGACATCAGAAGTTGCAACTTCTTCATCGTAACCGTCCCAACTCCTATAGATAAGAACAAACGCCCTGATCTAACCCCAGTGGTAAAAGCGACCCAGAGCGTGGCAAAAGTGCTTAAAAAAGGCGACATCGTTGTTTATGAAAGCACCGTTTATCCAGGCGTTACAGAAGAAATTTGCGTGCCACTTCTTGAAGAGAGTGGGCTTAAATTTAATAAAGACTTCTTCTGCGGCTACTCTCCAGAGCGCATAAACCCAGGGGATAAAGAGCACACTGTGACAAAGATCAAAAAGATAACAAGTGGCTCAACTCCAGAGATCGCTGACAAGGTCGATGAAATTTACCGTTCTATCATCACAGCTGGCACCCACAAAGCTTCAAGCATCAAAGTAGCAGAGGCTGCAAAGGTCATCGAAAACACCCAACGCGACATTAACATCGCCTTTATAAACGAGCTTGCGATGCTCTTTGAAAAGCTTCACATCAACACCATAGACGTGCTTGAGGCTGCTGGTACGAAGTGGAATTTCTTAAATTTCCGCCCAGGTCTAGTCGGCGGTCACTGCATCGGCGTAGATCCATACTATCTAACTCACAAAGCTCAAGAAGTGGGCTACAACCCTGAAATGATCCTAGCAGGTCGCCGCATCAACGATGATATGGGCAGATATGCAGCCGATCAAGTGATAAAACTAATGATAAGAAAAGGCGTGCTTATTAATAAAGCGCGCGTGCTTGTTCTTGGCATGACATTTAAAGAGAACTGCCCAGATATAAGAAACTCTCGCGTTATAGACGTGGTTGATGAGCTAAAAGACTTTGGCTGCAAGGTCGATGTGACTGATCCTTGGGCTGATAGCGCTGAGGTAAAACATGAGTACGGCTTTGATCTAGTAAAAGAGTATAACCTAGACGACTACGACTGCATCGTGATCGCCGTAGCTCACAATGAATTTAAAAAGCTCAACCTAAAAGGCCACTTGGTTTATGATATAAAAAATATCTACCCAGAGGCTGACGCTAGGCTGTAA
- a CDS encoding STT3 domain-containing protein yields the protein MHKVSVNCKILLIFLAAYLFGFAARMLWVLWAKDMPEFYFNGEFMLTTNDAYYYAEGARDMLVGFHQQNDSSPFNHPISTIVFYICKILPFKIESVMFYMSALLAPLIALPVILISNEFKTLKAGAVAAFMSVILPGYLVRTSLGYFDSDMLNVTFALFIIYLLIRLLNANEQKFIVLPSLFVSLYLWWYQSSYALILSIIFIFFIYTLAFVRSRIENYQAIFFMFISIVSFNIFSKDPLIANKILILNLAVIASFYAIFCKYKKLLSPRNLSIFLAIMLAIFIYFGGFDLIISKIGSYVFKSSSEVASKFHFISEYTLIDEVKSASPLYFVYFMAGNILILLAAAIGYLVLCFKFRPFLLSLPLLGLGALSLFGGVRFAMYVTPLVALGFGYFLHFFLNLFDLRNSLKNLSFFIFAAAALAPNLEIAYSYRPHTLITHDEAMALDQLKKAAKHDDYVLSWWDYGYAIRYFADVKTLNDPGRQGGENNYFVSLALRKDETISAKLARVVSEYNDISFEKKSRVLEEILKDHNTSDLNLFLSQLESANFTLPAAKKEVFYYLVPDMIDIAPNVFRYSYIDVMSGEKPKEEFFYYISPINSVSEAGIDLGNGYILPLKEPKFITQNGEKVAVKSFYKIKGSGKGLQIDEKTIDEKAKISVLFLEDYARVVLVDENALNSALVQLFIFERADERYFEPFAISSGVKIYRLKV from the coding sequence GTGCACAAAGTAAGCGTAAATTGTAAAATTTTACTTATCTTTCTGGCTGCTTATCTGTTTGGATTTGCAGCTAGGATGCTTTGGGTATTGTGGGCAAAGGATATGCCAGAGTTTTACTTTAATGGCGAATTTATGCTTACGACAAATGACGCATACTATTACGCAGAGGGCGCTAGAGATATGCTGGTTGGCTTTCATCAGCAAAATGACTCTAGCCCCTTTAATCACCCAATCTCAACCATAGTTTTTTATATTTGCAAAATTTTACCTTTCAAGATTGAAAGCGTGATGTTTTATATGAGCGCGCTTTTAGCACCCCTTATCGCGCTTCCAGTTATCTTGATATCAAATGAGTTCAAGACCCTAAAAGCTGGAGCTGTGGCTGCATTTATGAGCGTTATCTTGCCAGGCTATCTTGTAAGAACGTCGCTTGGCTACTTTGATAGCGATATGCTAAATGTTACATTTGCGCTTTTTATCATCTATCTTTTGATCAGACTTTTAAATGCAAATGAACAAAAATTTATCGTTTTGCCCAGCCTTTTTGTATCGCTTTATCTTTGGTGGTATCAAAGCTCTTATGCCCTTATTTTAAGCATCATTTTTATTTTTTTTATCTACACGCTTGCTTTTGTGCGAAGCAGGATAGAAAACTACCAAGCGATATTTTTTATGTTTATAAGCATCGTTAGCTTCAATATTTTTTCAAAAGATCCACTCATCGCAAATAAAATTTTGATTTTAAATTTAGCGGTTATTGCTTCATTTTACGCCATTTTTTGCAAATATAAAAAACTGCTTTCACCTAGAAATTTGAGCATTTTTCTAGCTATTATGCTAGCTATTTTTATCTATTTTGGTGGTTTTGATCTTATTATCTCAAAGATTGGCAGTTATGTCTTTAAAAGCAGCTCAGAGGTTGCAAGTAAATTTCACTTTATAAGCGAATACACGCTAATTGATGAGGTAAAAAGCGCTAGCCCTTTATATTTTGTCTATTTCATGGCTGGAAATATCCTTATTTTACTAGCAGCAGCGATTGGATATTTGGTGCTTTGCTTTAAATTTCGTCCATTTTTACTTAGCCTGCCACTGCTTGGACTTGGCGCTTTATCGCTATTTGGCGGAGTTAGATTTGCTATGTATGTAACGCCACTTGTTGCACTTGGGTTTGGATATTTCTTGCACTTTTTTTTAAATTTATTTGACCTTAGAAATTCTCTTAAAAATTTATCCTTTTTTATCTTTGCGGCTGCTGCTCTTGCTCCAAATTTAGAGATCGCTTACTCTTATAGACCGCATACTTTGATCACGCACGATGAGGCAATGGCGCTTGATCAGCTAAAAAAGGCTGCTAAGCACGATGACTACGTGCTTTCGTGGTGGGATTATGGATATGCCATAAGGTACTTTGCTGATGTTAAGACGCTAAATGATCCTGGCAGGCAAGGCGGCGAGAATAACTACTTTGTTAGCCTTGCCTTAAGAAAAGATGAGACAATCTCAGCTAAGCTAGCCAGAGTAGTGAGCGAGTACAACGACATCTCGTTTGAGAAAAAAAGTAGAGTGCTAGAAGAAATTTTAAAAGATCACAATACAAGCGATCTAAACCTCTTTTTAAGCCAGCTTGAAAGCGCAAATTTTACTTTGCCAGCGGCAAAAAAAGAGGTCTTTTACTATCTTGTGCCAGATATGATAGATATCGCCCCAAATGTCTTTAGATATAGCTACATCGACGTTATGAGTGGCGAGAAGCCAAAAGAAGAGTTTTTTTACTACATTAGCCCTATAAATAGCGTTAGTGAGGCTGGCATAGACCTTGGAAATGGCTATATCTTACCACTAAAAGAGCCAAAATTTATCACACAAAACGGCGAAAAGGTAGCCGTAAAGTCCTTTTATAAGATAAAAGGCTCTGGTAAAGGGCTACAAATAGACGAGAAAACTATCGACGAAAAGGCGAAAATTTCTGTTTTGTTTTTAGAGGACTATGCGCGCGTGGTTTTAGTTGATGAAAATGCTTTAAATTCAGCTCTTGTGCAGCTTTTTATATTTGAGCGAGCAGATGAGAGATACTTTGAGCCATTTGCCATCTCAAGTGGCGTAAAAATTTACAGGTTAAAAGTCTAA